One Bacteroidota bacterium genomic window carries:
- a CDS encoding ammonium transporter, with protein sequence MRRLLLTIAAILVAKPAFAQEAETALSGADTAWVLTSTALVLLMTPALAFFYGGLVRAKNSLNTMMMSFVALGVAGVLWAVIGYSLAFGEGNAFVGDLSMLFLNGVGVEANGTIPHLLFMGFQGTFAIITAALISGAIIGRMKFNAYIAFIAIWGVIVYAPVCHWVWGGGWIGDLGALDFAGGAVVHVNAGAAALVAALVLGKRKDYGRQALIPHHVPFVLLGAGLLWFGWFGFNGGSALAADGLAALAFVNTLLAPTATIVVWAFLDQLKSKKVTAVGLATAVVVGLVAITPAAGFVSPMYALLLGALAAVPSFFLIHWRTKTRLDDSLDVFAAHGVGGLTGALLVGIFADASINGSADGLLFGNPQQFVIQAVTILAVFVYSAVLTYGILKVLSFITDIRATKVQEGIGLDIIYHGEEAYSSGDGTILMLDEEIPAIEKAEAGVPA encoded by the coding sequence ATGCGTCGATTACTCTTAACTATTGCAGCCATCCTGGTTGCAAAACCAGCGTTTGCCCAGGAGGCTGAAACAGCACTCTCTGGGGCAGATACAGCCTGGGTGCTTACTTCCACCGCGCTTGTGCTTTTAATGACACCCGCCCTTGCATTTTTTTACGGCGGGCTTGTTCGTGCAAAAAACTCGCTTAATACAATGATGATGAGCTTTGTCGCGCTGGGCGTTGCCGGCGTGCTCTGGGCTGTCATCGGATACTCACTCGCTTTTGGAGAAGGCAATGCCTTTGTGGGTGATCTGTCGATGCTCTTTCTGAACGGCGTCGGTGTAGAAGCAAATGGTACCATCCCCCACTTGCTATTTATGGGCTTTCAGGGCACTTTTGCCATCATAACAGCAGCCCTGATCTCTGGCGCAATTATAGGCCGGATGAAGTTTAACGCTTATATAGCGTTTATTGCCATATGGGGCGTGATTGTCTATGCTCCGGTTTGTCATTGGGTATGGGGCGGCGGCTGGATCGGCGACCTCGGCGCGCTCGACTTTGCAGGCGGAGCAGTTGTACATGTTAATGCTGGCGCAGCAGCACTCGTAGCAGCACTTGTACTGGGTAAAAGAAAAGATTATGGCCGGCAAGCCCTCATTCCGCACCATGTACCCTTTGTGCTTTTAGGGGCCGGCTTGCTGTGGTTTGGCTGGTTCGGGTTTAACGGCGGCAGTGCACTTGCAGCCGATGGCCTTGCTGCACTGGCGTTTGTCAATACATTGCTGGCACCAACCGCTACCATTGTTGTCTGGGCGTTTCTTGATCAGCTTAAATCCAAAAAAGTTACAGCTGTTGGCCTTGCGACAGCTGTCGTTGTAGGCCTCGTGGCAATCACGCCGGCTGCCGGTTTTGTTTCCCCCATGTACGCCTTGTTGCTCGGCGCGCTGGCAGCAGTGCCCAGCTTTTTCCTGATCCACTGGCGTACAAAAACGCGCCTCGATGATTCACTCGACGTTTTTGCCGCACACGGCGTTGGCGGCCTGACAGGCGCCCTGCTGGTTGGCATCTTCGCGGATGCATCCATCAACGGAAGCGCAGATGGTCTCCTCTTTGGTAACCCACAGCAATTTGTTATTCAGGCTGTGACCATTCTTGCTGTGTTCGTTTACAGCGCCGTACTGACGTATGGCATTCTCAAAGTGCTTAGCTTCATTACTGATATTCGCGCAACCAAAGTACAAGAAGGCATCGGGCTCGATATCATCTATCATGGTGAGGAGGCTTACTCGTCAGGAGATGGCACCATCTTGATGCTAGATGAAGAAATCCCCGCCATTGAAAAAGCTGAAGCCGGCGTACCCGCTTAA
- the amt gene encoding ammonium transporter: MSAEFVLWTLNNLWIMLAGALVFIMHLGFASLESGLTQSKNSVNILFKNTMIICIGLLTYALIGFNVMYPGDFNGWLSFGAVAGFISVDPSDAAAVASNLTSEYNEGYTWYTDFFFQAMFAATAATIVSGAVAGRVKLTSFLIFVTFLVGLSYPITGSWKWGAGWLDELGFYDFAGSTIVHSVGGWAALIMAFLLGPRIGKYAKDGTVNAIPGSNLPLAAIGVFLLWFGWFGFNGGSVLTADAAAVSLVLVTTSMAAAAGGFAAGITSWIFDKKPDLSMALNGILAGLVGITAGADQMMVYEAVLIGLVAGIIVYFAVVFIDSKLKIDDPVGAISVHLVCGIWGTLAVGIFGQLAGLEQLQYQLVGIGAIGLFTVLFSLIVALPIKAFMGLRADEYDERMGLDQGEHASEAYLIPSQGLVVTNEVGQLEPA; the protein is encoded by the coding sequence CTGTCAGCCGAGTTTGTCTTATGGACGCTCAATAACTTGTGGATTATGCTTGCAGGTGCGCTTGTATTTATTATGCACCTCGGATTTGCATCGCTTGAATCAGGCCTGACGCAGTCAAAAAACTCCGTCAACATCCTGTTCAAAAACACAATGATTATTTGCATAGGGCTGCTCACTTATGCATTGATTGGTTTCAATGTGATGTACCCCGGAGATTTTAACGGCTGGCTCTCTTTCGGAGCTGTTGCCGGCTTTATATCCGTTGATCCGTCAGACGCAGCAGCCGTTGCTTCCAACTTGACGTCCGAATACAATGAAGGCTATACCTGGTATACGGACTTCTTCTTTCAGGCCATGTTTGCCGCTACAGCAGCAACCATTGTATCAGGTGCTGTTGCAGGCCGCGTAAAGCTTACCAGCTTCCTCATTTTTGTGACGTTTCTGGTTGGCCTCAGCTATCCGATTACGGGCTCCTGGAAATGGGGCGCAGGCTGGTTGGATGAGCTTGGATTTTACGACTTTGCCGGCTCCACCATTGTACACTCTGTTGGTGGATGGGCGGCCCTCATCATGGCATTTTTGCTCGGGCCCCGGATTGGCAAATACGCAAAAGACGGGACAGTCAATGCAATTCCTGGCAGTAACTTGCCACTCGCTGCAATCGGGGTTTTCTTGCTTTGGTTTGGCTGGTTCGGCTTTAATGGCGGATCTGTACTCACGGCAGACGCCGCTGCAGTCTCGCTTGTGCTGGTAACCACTTCAATGGCTGCTGCTGCAGGCGGATTTGCCGCAGGCATTACCTCCTGGATTTTCGACAAAAAGCCTGACCTGAGTATGGCACTGAACGGTATCCTCGCGGGGCTCGTCGGCATCACGGCTGGTGCAGACCAGATGATGGTCTATGAAGCTGTGCTTATTGGCCTGGTTGCAGGTATCATTGTGTACTTTGCGGTTGTATTCATCGACAGCAAACTCAAAATTGATGACCCGGTTGGCGCCATCAGCGTGCACCTTGTGTGTGGCATTTGGGGTACGCTTGCCGTCGGCATATTTGGTCAGCTCGCCGGCCTGGAGCAGCTCCAGTATCAGCTTGTCGGCATAGGCGCCATTGGCCTCTTCACCGTGTTGTTTTCGCTCATTGTGGCACTCCCGATCAAAGCATTCATGGGACTGCGCGCTGATGAGTACGACGAACGGATGGGGCTTGATCAGGGTGAACACGCTTCTGAAGCATACCTCATTCCCTCCCAGGGACTCGTTGTTACCAACGAAGTGGGTCAGCTTGAACCCGCGTAA
- a CDS encoding P-II family nitrogen regulator codes for MKLIKAIVRPENLGAILKSLYQAEVHGITVYRVQGHGGESETVETYRGTTVKKELTEKVALEIGVSEPFLDRTVHAIMDAGRTGEVGDGKIFVLPVEKVYRIRTGEEDAAA; via the coding sequence ATGAAATTAATCAAAGCCATTGTACGCCCCGAAAACCTGGGTGCAATCCTAAAATCGCTATACCAGGCCGAGGTACACGGTATCACTGTATACCGGGTCCAGGGACACGGCGGTGAATCTGAAACCGTTGAAACCTACCGGGGCACTACAGTAAAGAAAGAACTGACAGAAAAAGTCGCCCTCGAAATAGGCGTTTCTGAGCCCTTTCTCGACCGCACTGTTCATGCAATTATGGACGCAGGTAGAACCGGAGAAGTTGGGGATGGAAAAATCTTTGTATTGCCTGTAGAAAAGGTTTATCGGATCAGGACTGGAGAAGAAGACGCAGCGGCTG